The genomic window AACAAGGAAATTTGAAATATACATATGGAAATAAAAGTTTTTGGCCTAAAGGATATTATGTGAGTACTGTAGGATGGAATCAGAAGATAATCTAAAAATATACTCGAGAACAAGAAATAGGAAACTCAGCCATGCCCAACAATCACATCGGGAGCCCAACCTTGAACCACTTTCTTTTGGATATATTCTTTTTCGTTATCAGGTAAACCGTCTACCGCAATTTTTTTTATTTGTTTTGTATCGTTGATAATAATCAAGAATAGATAGTTCATCGTTTAATGCGTTATAGACATTGTAAATAGTCTGTCTAGATCAGTTCAATTGTTTAGCAACAATTATTACTTTCTTATTTTGATAGTAATATAATTCTATTAAAACGAGTTCGTCTTTAGTAAGATGTGTATAGGTCATTTTTGATTACTCTTCTTGTTTTCTTTGGTAGGAAATCCAACTTGAGTGTATCATAAATGATTTTTTAATTGTCTAGCTTAATTTTACAATTGGCGATAAGTCAAAAAATGACTGAGTGTCTTTATTTCTAAAATGAGTAGGTTAATAGTTGAAGGATATCATAGGCTTCTTTTAGACTTGAAGGGCATGATAGTAGCTGATCAATTATCATTGATTCTTTTAAAAGAGGATATTTAGGAGAAGGAAAATTTCTCTAGGTTTTGAATTCAGAAATAGAAACATTTAGTTAGTTTTTTAAAAGAAATTTCCAATTTGCTTTTAGTTTATTAGCCTCTAGACTAGTCAAATCTTTCATTTCTCGCACTCTGAAATCATAAAAATTAGTGTTTATGTTGGTGACTAAAAATGTTGCTTTCTGTCGTTTCGTTGGAATTAAGTACTTTTAAAACATTAGTTAATGAAATTTGGTACAGTTTAGCGATTAACGTTATCTATATTTTTCAGAGTGATAAAACTACTAATATGGCATTTTTTCAATAACTGAGCATTGAGCAGTTCAATTGTGACTACAGTTCTTATAATTGTGGTAATATAAAATTAAATGTGAAAACCATCTAATTTTATATTTATGTTTGACTAGTGACATTTTGTCACTTATTATATTTTTATAGTGACAAAATGTCACTTAGAAACTATTTATGAGAGGGGAAATATAATGAGTAAAGAGTTGATTTTAGCTAGTATAGCTATGATTATTGCTTTAATATCGTACAGTATAGGAGTATTTGGTGAAAGAAGAACAGGAACTATCCAATTAAAACATATTTTATTTTTTGTTGGAGGCCTTATATTTGACTCGACAGGAACAGCTTTGATGAATCAAATTGCTTCTGAAAATACAGAATCAACTTTTGGTTTACACCAAATTACTGGTGGTGCGGCACTTATTTTGATGGGCTTTCATTTAATTTGGGCAATCGCTGTGTATAAAAAAGGTTCTGAAAAAGCAAAGAAACAGTTTCATAAGTTTAGTATAGGTGTTTGGACTCTATGGGTTATCTCATTTGTTTTAGGTATGTTTGTTGGTATGGGCATTATATAAATAACAGTTATTAAAAAGAGGATGATCCAAAAGTCTTAAAATAGAAAAATACCATGAAATCAGTTTATCAAAACACTGATTTCATGGTATTTCTGTTTTGTTAGTTTAGTAATTTTTAGTTAAAATCTTACTTTTGAATCAGCCTCTTTTAATGTATCTATTTTACATTAACTGAACGACGACGAATAATAACAGCAGATGAACCTAAAAGCCCTAATCCGATTAAAGATGTAGCCATTTTTGATGTTGTTTCACCCGTTTGTGGTAATACAGCAGATGTCGTTGAATTAGTCGTAACTGTTGGTATAACAACTGTTTGGATTGCTTCAGATACTGTAGGTTTGTTGACAGTAGATGATACTAATTCATTTTCTGGAGTGCTTGGTTTGACAACTAAGTCAATACCAGGAGCAGTTGGGTCTTCCATTAAACCATTATCTGGAGTCATTGGAGCATCTGGTTCAAAAACAAGCCCGTTATCTGGAGCCATTGGAGCATCTGGTTCAAAAACAAGCCCGTTATCTGGAGCCATTGGAGCATCTGGTTCAAAAACAAGCCCGTTATCTGGAGTCATTGGAGCATCTGGTTCAAAAACAAGCCCATTATCTGGAGTCATTGGAGCATCTGGTTCAAAAACAAGTCCATTATCTGGAGCCATTAATGCATCATCATCTGAAACTAAACCATTATCTGGAGCCATTGGCACATTTGGCTCAAAAACAAGCCCATTATCTGGAGCCATCGGAGCATCTGGTTCAAAAACAAGCCCATTATCTGGAGTCATTGGAGCATCTGATTCAAATATAAGCCCATTATCTGGAGTCATTGGAGCATCTGATTCAAAAACAAGCCCATTATCTGGAGTCATTGGAGCATCTGATTCAAAAACAAGTCCATTATCTGGGGCCATTGGTGCCTCTTCGTCTTCAGTACTCTCATCAGAGATTAAACCATTATCTGGAGTCATTGGAGCATCTGGTTCAAAAACAAGTCCATTATCTGGAGTCATTGGAGCATCTGGTTCAAAAACAAGTCCATTATCTGGAGTCATCGGAGCATCTGATTCAAACACTAAAGAATTATCATAAGTTTCATCGTTAGACACGTCTCCTCCATTAGCTTCTTCTGCACTAACAGTGGTTGTTAAGCTAATCATACCAATGCTCAAGGCACTTAATAAAGCGGTTTTTTTGAACGATTTTGCAGCTTTTTTTTGTTGCATCATTTTTTTGTAATCTTGTCTTTTCATTTACTATATCTCCCTCTTTTTTTAAATAATAACACTACGTTCGGTAAACGTATATTACAAAAAGAGTATAAACTAAAATAAAACATATTTCAACACTTTTTGTACCTAATTATTTCAAAATATTATATAAATATACACTTAATTGAATTTCATGCAATTTTCATAAAAATATATCCATGTAGGCACAAAAAAACACCCATTAATAAATTAATGGGTGTACCACGGGGTATAAGGTATTAAATGTTTGGAAGTATCCGCGGTTGGTAAAATAAAGGTAAGTTCATAATACGATGCATTAATAAAAAAGTCAATAGATAAACGAAAAAATGTTTTTTATATCGAAAAAACCTCTAGTTTGATACTAGAGGAAGGAGTATATTCTCTAACGTGGGAAGAAAGAGAATACATGATTAGGAGTTTTACAGTAGAATAAAAAGATTTTACTGTGGGTACTTCCTCAACTGTGGGAGAAGAGGAAGTTAGATGAGTGATAGGAGTTGCACCTAAAGTTTGTTAAAGTCTGATTTACTTTTCACTCATTTGTTATAATTAACTTGTTTATATCATAAAGGTTGAAGCTTAAATGAACCTTAAAAAAGAAAAGTTAGGAGAAAAAAGATGTTAGAAAGAGATTATGTGATACCAATTTTAAATAAATGGACAGATATATTACGATTAAAAAATCAGTGGGATTTAGATATTATTCCGGTAGATGATGAAGCATTTGACAAAACAGGTGATATAAAAATAGATATCACAGATAAAAAAGCTTTGGTATATTTAAATCAGCGTAATCCTCGTAATGAAAACATAGAGGAAGTAATTGTTCATGAATTGCTGCATTTAAAATTATATCCATTAGATCAATTGACTGAAACCTTAATAAATAATCATTATGATGATACTTCATCG from Vagococcus martis includes these protein-coding regions:
- a CDS encoding HsmA family protein, with protein sequence MSKELILASIAMIIALISYSIGVFGERRTGTIQLKHILFFVGGLIFDSTGTALMNQIASENTESTFGLHQITGGAALILMGFHLIWAIAVYKKGSEKAKKQFHKFSIGVWTLWVISFVLGMFVGMGII
- a CDS encoding LPXTG cell wall anchor domain-containing protein, which translates into the protein MKRQDYKKMMQQKKAAKSFKKTALLSALSIGMISLTTTVSAEEANGGDVSNDETYDNSLVFESDAPMTPDNGLVFEPDAPMTPDNGLVFEPDAPMTPDNGLISDESTEDEEAPMAPDNGLVFESDAPMTPDNGLVFESDAPMTPDNGLIFESDAPMTPDNGLVFEPDAPMAPDNGLVFEPNVPMAPDNGLVSDDDALMAPDNGLVFEPDAPMTPDNGLVFEPDAPMTPDNGLVFEPDAPMAPDNGLVFEPDAPMAPDNGLVFEPDAPMTPDNGLMEDPTAPGIDLVVKPSTPENELVSSTVNKPTVSEAIQTVVIPTVTTNSTTSAVLPQTGETTSKMATSLIGLGLLGSSAVIIRRRSVNVK